The genomic segment GGACGCTCTTTTACTCTTACCTCGAGTATGAGATTTTGGTCATCAACTTTACGCTCCTCTATATAAACCTCGTCGAAAAAACCTAAATTAAGTATCCGTCTGCGTGAATCCGCAACTTTACTAGGTTGGTACAAATCATTCTCGCTCAAGAGCATTTCGCGCCTGATGACTGTATCCCTGGTCCTTATGTTACCACTTATGTTAATCTTCCGAATCCTATATTTTTTCGTGCTAACAACATAATACGTAACATCCACCCTACCATCTGCATCAGGCTGATACTGAGGAACAACATTAACAAACATATGTCCCCTTTCATTAAGTACACTTAGCAGTGTTAAGGCATTTTCCCTCACAGCACCTATATTGAAAACGGCACCCTCCCTTATCCTGACCTTTTCTTTTAGATCACTTATCTCTATCTCGCTCTTCTCTGAAACAACATTTACCCTGCCAAAGCTGTACCTAGCCCCTTCTTTTAGCTTGAAAACTAGAACAACACCATCCTCATTTTCTCTCTCTTCGAGACCTTCTAGTGAATAGTCAAAATACCCCTTCCCTTGATAAAAATCAGCTAACAGATCCTTATCAAATTCCAATTTCTCCCTAGAGTAGTAATGTGCTGTGCCAAAAAGTCTGAGTATACTCTTTTCCCTGCTCCTAATAACATGCTTGAGGACCCTATCGGAATACCTGATATTACCCTCAAACTCTATTGCTCGAATGACAGTAGGCTTAGCCTCCTTCACCGTCACTTCTACATTGACATTATTTTCATCTATTGGGACAACTCTGTAACTAATAGCTGTTTTCTCTACAACAGAATCCCTATAGTAGGTCTTCAGAGCAGTTATACTATTCTCAAATTCGTGAACATCAAAGATCGCATCTTTTTTGTAGACAAGAATTTTATCGATCGCTGCTCTACTAAGAAGCTTATTCCCTTTAACCACAACATTGCGGAGTATGGGGTTCTCCTGGAGTTTTACCTCTAGAATGCCAGCTGTTAGATCAAGCTCCACACTGCTGAACAAACGTGACGCTGTAAGCCTCTTAAAAACTGCATTCAACTCATCAGAAGTGACATCCTGCCCTACCTCAACATGCAGCAATCCATGGATCGTTGTCTCGGCGACTCTTTTATTACCAGAAATTCTAATTTCGACTACCTCATCCGCAAAGCAAAACCTTGACAAAAAAAGAAGCCAAACCAAAAAAAGTTTTTTTCGCATCAACTACCTGAGAACAAAACGAATATCGTTAAAAACAGCAAAAACAAGGATAGCTATCAATAACAACATCCCTGCTCTTCCTGCCCATTGCTGAAAGCCAATTGCTACTCTATCACCCTTAATCCATTCAATCAAATAGAAAAGCAGGTGCCCACCATCAAGCATCGGTATAGGAAAAAGATTAAACAAACCAAGATTGATCGATAACATTGCCATAAACCACAAAACCATGGTGAATCCCATTCGCATGGACTGTCCGGAGTATTTAGCAATTTTTATTGGACCACCTATAGCATTGGTTTTAGCTTTCCCTGTAATCGTCTGCCAGAGCAGCTTTAGTGTTGAATGAATAACATTACCAATCTCAATCAAAGAGAATCGCATTGCACCCACGACTCCAATTTCGCTACGCTGAATCTTTGATGCTTCTATTCCAAGCTTTGGTAGCTCTTCACGATTACCGAATATATCTTCTCCAACCTCAATCCTTGGAGTTACAGACATAGATATCTCATCCCCATTCCTTAACACAGTGAAAGATACTGCACTATCACGATTCAGGTAAATGAACTTTCTGATTTCGTCGAAACTTGCAATAGGCTTATTGTTCATCGTTAAGATCCTGTCCCCAACTCTGAATCCCGCATGTGCTGCCGGACTATCGCTAATAACAGATGCTACAACTGGCTCAACCGTAACTTTTCCAAAATAACCATATAGGAAAGACAAAACCAAAAAGGCAAAAACAAAATTAGCAAAAGGACCACCAAAAATAACAAGTGCTTTTTGATATAGAGGTTTATAATTCAGGGTTTGAGCTTTCATGCAATCATCCATCATATGAATTTTCTCAAAATCCACAGCACTGCTCTTGTCTAAATCTCCGAACATTTTCACATACCCACCAGCCGGAATCATAGAGAGCTTCCATCTGGTTCCTGACTTATCACTGAAGCCAAATAATTCTTTCCCAAATCCAATAGAAAACTCCTCTACTTTCACACCAAACATTTTGGCAAAAATATAGTGCCCAAACTCATGCGCGAAGACGATCACAGAAACCACTAGCAGAAAGGATGCGAGATATAAAAGTAAACCACCCATAAAATTTTAAAACTAACCTCAGGACTAACTAAACCTTACACTGAAGTGTCATTCCATGTACAGGGTGAAAAGATAATTCTCCAGCACCAAATAGACAGCACATAATGACCTACATATCAGGATTCCAAGACTAATACCAACTAAACGTAAAATATCCTCAGAAATACCGAAAAACTACTGATGTGCTAACAGAGTAAACATTCCCAATTACAGCGAAATATGTGCGATCTTAACCCACCACTTATGATGACGTATTAATTCTGAGTGGGCGTCTCTTAGATTTTCTACAGTGTCGAAAACACCTATACATGTTGGACCGCTCCCACATAGTTTGGTGACCTTATTTCCTTTACAATTTTTAATACTTTTAAGTACGTCGCTTATCACTGGTGCGATTTCGATAGCAGCATCAGTTAAATCATTAGGAAGAGAAAGCATATCTTCAAACGCCTGATGATCCCCTGCAAGATTGGACTCAGCTGAAAAAATACTTCTTCTTTCGCGGAAATTTTTATAAACTTCAGCAGAGCTGACAGGAAAGTTTGGACAGACTAGGAGTATTGGATATACAAGCTTCGACTCTGGCAATGCAACGATTTTTTCACCCATTCCCGTTACGTGACACGGATGGCTATAAAGGCAGGCCAACGTATCAAAGCCAACAGACAAAGCCACTTGACTGAGTAATACTTCCGAGATATTGTGTAGCCCACCGAAATATCTCAGCAACGCTGCTGCATCTGCTGAACCACCACCTATACCGGCAGCAACAGGAAGATTCTTCACTAGAGTAACATTGAAATAACGCTTTGCATAATCATTAACAAATCTGAGAACACGACTTACCGAGTTATCCGCACCTATCGCTTGGGATGCACCAATGAATTTGACTGAGTTCTCAGTTGCAGACGTAGGAACAATTATTATCTCGTCATACAGATCATGCGTGAAACAGAAAACACTATCGAGCAGGTGAAACCCGGATTCATTCCTTCCTGTGATAAGCAGAAAAAGATTAATCTTTGCCGGCGCTCTTAGGGTTAACATAGTAACCCAAAAATAACGAGAGATAGATCACACATCTATATTACTTGCATTTAGGGCATTATTGACAATAAAGTCCCTACGGGGGCCAACGGCGTCCCCCATTAGCATGGAGCACATTTGATCGGCTACGGCAGCCTCTTCTATAGTAACTTTAAAAATTGTTCTGTTGGAAGGATCGAGGGTAGTAGACCATAACTGTTCTGGATTCATTTCACCTAGACCTTTAAACCTTTGCAAGACCATGCCAGCTCTGGCCACTGAATCCGCATCCCTAATGAAAGCAAGAATAGAGTGGTACTCTCCATTATTGAATCTTGCAAAACCAGGGTAAAAAATATCACTAATAGCCTCACGGATTTTAGCCATCTTCTCAAGATCTTCAGGAACAAAAAGTGGAGAGTACTCATATCGGTTTCTCAACCCCTGGAAAGTCCGCTCAAAAAACAAGCTACTATCTTCACGAACAACAGTCCATGCGCCAAAAGAGATAAGAGCCACCCTTTCAGCAAGAAGATGAGGGTCGGCCTCTTCACCACACAGAAAAACCACCTCCAAAATCTCCAAAGGTATCCTATAGTCAAACTTTTCAAGAATTTTCGAGAGAACTAAACATTGCTGCACAACGCGCTTCAATGATTGACCAGTATAAACATTACCATTAGCACCTTCTAATTCTTTACCTTTCACAATACGGTCCAGCAGGTATTCCTCAAGAGCTGCATCATCACGGAGATAAACATCTGCGCCCTTCCTCATCACCTTATACAACGGCGTTTGAGCAATATACAAATACCCACGCTCAACAATCGGACGCGCATAACGAAAAAAAAACGTCAGCAAAAGCGTTCTGATATGCAGACCATCAACATCAGCATCTGTCATGATGATGATCTTGTGGTATCTGATTTTATCAATATTAAACTCCTCTTCTCCTATGCTAGTGCCCAAAGCAGCTATCAAATTTCCTATCTCCGCTGAACCTATAACCTTATGAAACCGCGTTTTCTCAACATTAAGAATTTTTCCTCTTAATGGTAAAACAGCTTGAGTTTTTCTATCTCTACCTTGTTTTGCTGAGCCTCCTGCTGAATCACCCTCAACAATCAACAATTCTGAAAGCTCAGGAGATTTTTCTTGACAATCGGCAAGCTTTCCCGGAAGAGTTGTTATTTCCAGCCCGCCTTTTCTACGAGTGAGATCCCGCGCTTTTTTTGCTGCCTCTCTTGCTAGAGCGGACTCGACTACCTTCCTTGCGATCACCCTTGCAGAACTGGGATTCTCCTCAAGCCAACTTGCCAGCGCATCACTGACTATTTTTTCTATTACAGGCTTGACCTCAGAACTAATGAGTTTCTCCTTAGTTTGAGAGGAAAATTTTGGGTCCGGAAGCTTAACAGAGAGAATTGCGCTCAGACCCTCCCTTACATCCTCGCCGGACACAACAACTTTGTCCTTCTTAATCAGGTTCTCCTTGACAATATAGTTATGCATAACTCTTGTCATCGCGCTCCTAAGCGCAGCAAGGTGTGTGCCACCATCTTTTTGCTTTATATTGTTTGTGAAACAGAGGACATTTTCATAATAAGAATCATTCCACTGCATTGATACGTCTATCGCTATGGAATCAACTCCACCCACAACTCTGATTGGAGTCGAGTGAATAGGTTGCTTGCTTCGGTCCAAATAAGCAACAAATTCTTCAGTACCACCCGAAGAGAAAAAAACTACCTTTCCTGTACTACTACCTTTCCTCATATCAAGTAGAGAAATCCTTAGTCCAGGATTTAGGAACGACAGCTCTCTAAATCTATTCTCAAGAGTGCTAAAGCTAACCTCTGTCGTGTTTTTGAATGTACTTCTCGATGGAAGAAAATGAACTAATGTCCCAGTTTTATCACCACACTCCCCGGTAACAGACAAAGAGCGTACTGTTTCACCATTTTCAAATTCCGCGAAGTGAACTTTCCCATCTCTGTAAATCGTCAACTTAAGCCAATCAGAAAGGGCATTTACTACCGACACACCAACACCGTGAAGACCACCAGATACTTTATAGCTGCTCTGATCGAATTTCCCGCCAGCATGCAGTTGCGTCATAATCACCTCGGCTGCAGACACACCTTCTCCATGCATATCTGTGGGCATACCACGCCCGTTGTCCTCAACAGAGATCGACCCATCAACATCAATGACAACCTCTATAGCAGTACAATAGCCCGCAAGGGATTCATCTACGGAATTATCAACAACTTCATACACCATTTGATGCAACCCTGACCCATCATCTGTGTCTCCGATGTACATTCCGGGTCTTTTCCGAACAGCTTCAAGACCCTTCAATACCTTTATCGAATCTGCTGTATAATCCGTGTTACTCAATGTGGTCGAAATAGTGTAAAAGCCACAGGGATTGTATCAGAAAGAACGTTATAGTGAAACATTTTAGGCCATAAGAAATCCACACAGCCACTTTCAATAGGTAAAAATATTATTTCCCGCACTATGAAAAATTATAAGTCTAAAAATGGCTCAGGCATCTTTTTCTGACTTTGTTAGCTGCAAGGAAGAGTTTTGTCGCCCCGTGATATTTTCGTTGCAATTCTGAAACAGCAGTCTATAGGCAGACAAAGTCTCCTTTTAGCAGAGAAATAACTAGCAATGAATCCACTTTGGGGTCTTTTGTTCTACTACTACCAGTGATACAAATTACCAGTTAAGCATGATAAGGGTCCCCCTCATGAGTACTTTGGAAGTAGATGATCTAGCCCCATCTTTTTATCTCCCTTCAAGTATGGGTGGAATGATAAGTCTGCAGGATTTTCTGGGGAAGGCTGGTCTTGTAATTTATTTTTACCCGAAAGATGATACTCCTGGCTGCACTCAGGAGGCAAAGGATTTTAAAGAACACATTGCGGAGTTTAAAGAGCTCAATGTTGTTGTTATTGGTATATCAAAGGATAATCTCAGGGCACACAAGAATTTCTCCACAAGGTACGACCTGCCTTTTCACCTATTGTCTGACGAATCAACAGAAACCATACAAAAGTACGGAGCTTGGGTAGAGAAATCCATGTTTGGGAAGAAGTATTATGGTATAGAACGCAGCACCTTTGTCGTGGATCTAAATGGAAAGGTTAGAAAATTGTGGAGAAGAGTGCGGGTATCGGGACACGTTAAGGAGGTTCTAGACTTTTGTAGGAGTAATCAGTTCAGGAATGCATCTTGAACTTTCTCAGTTACTCGCGTCGGAAACGAGCTAGCCTTGTTCTTAATTTCCTAACGGTGAGGCAGGTTTTTATGAGAAGTATTTTCCTTTTCTTTGTCACATGTAATTAATGTATTTAGCTTTGTTTAAATTGCTGCCTGAAGCTGCTCGCTGAAATTGCATCTGTAAATGTTTTACACTCACCTACTTGTGGTAGGACTATACCTTCTCTGTATTTTTCTCTTTGGGTTCGTTCGTAAGAGGGTTAGTGCATCATTTAAAGAATATATTCTTGCAAATAGGTCGGTGCACGAAATAATCACTGGAATAAGTCATGTTTCTTCCGAAATCAGCGTAGGAACCTTTACTGTAGTGGCAAGCATGATTTACACAACTGGGTTCTCGCGGCTTTGGGTCGATCTAGGATTCTTTGTGTTTAGCATACTCTCCTGGCGACTCTTAGCCGGACGTTTGAGAGTACAGAGTGAAGAGAGCAAGGACGCGCTTACGATTCCGCAATATCTTGCAAACAAATTTGATAGCAAAACGGTTGGAATTTTTGCATCACTAATCATTACTCTCTTCACCACGACGTACATTGGTGCAAATATGCTTGGTCTTACAAAAGTTCTTTCCAAAGTGGTAAGCCTGGAGTCCAACTTAGTAGCAGTAGCGGTGCTGATTGTTACATTGTTGTATACTACTGTAGGCGGCTTTAGATCTGCTTCCCATGTGAACGTTCTTCAGGGGGCAATAATGCTTTTAGCGACTTGCATACTACCGCTCTCACTACTAATAAAGTTCGGCTTAGAACCACTAACCACTTTCTTAAAACAGAGTGGGTCAAGTGCCGTTGGTCATCTCGACATTACACAAGCAGTATTTTACTTCAGCTTCGCCTCGGTAATGTTTGGAACACCACACACAATTGGAAAATTCTTAGCTATAAAATCTCCTGACAAATTGAACACTGCTCGGAATACAAGCATTATCATAAACATCATAATCTACCTTGGCATAGCAATATCTGCAGTGTACGGAAGAAAATTACTTCCATCTATGAAAGATACAGAAATGCTACTTTTGAACCTAAGCGAAATGTTTACCAGTCCACTTTACGGTAGCATGATAATAATCGCGATCCTGGCCGCCGTAATGAGTACGATAGATGCTCAACTGATATCAAGTGCAAGCTGCATAGCTAACGATATCTATAGACACATTACATCGAACAGAAATGATATACATCTTATTTTCGCCACAAAACTTATGATAATATTTGTAGGTGCATTAGCCCTTTCAATCTCATTAATTTTCAACCAATCTGTTGGAAAACTAGCAATCTTTTCTTTGACAGGATTAGGGGCTTCAATAGGACCAGTGATATTATTCAGTCTGTACACAAAAACCAGAAATAAAATACCAGCTCTGCTTGGCTTGACTTCTGGAACAACGGCAACAATACTTTTGACAATCTTTAACACCTCTGACATTCACTACAACATGTTGCCTGCGTTGTGTATTACGGCTGTAGTAATGCTAGCCTCGTCCTGTATAACTGGACGCACGGTGAAATGTGTTGAGTCTAACAATTAAAGTGATTGTATCTAGCCCGAATTGGTTGCCTATGAAAAATTTGATCCCGTTTTTTTTAGTCGTTATTGCTTTTTTCGCTTTTTCTGATTGTTACGCTGCCTCACCAACCAAGAAGGAAATATTAGAATTTCTAAAACTACAGAATAAAGATCACAACGTTGTGTTGGATTTTAAGGAGCGCTTTGGTGATAGACTGACAAATGTTGATTTCTCTGGACTGGATCTTGGTAAAGTAACGTTCGATGGAATGATAATAGAGAACTCTTCTTTCGATCGTGCAGTTTTCACAAGTCTTACAATCAAAAATAGCGTCGTAAATAACTCTACTTTTTACAGTACAATTATCTACAAAGGACATATCGTAAGCAGCCAGTTGGATGGCGTGTCTATTATCGAATCGGATTTAAACAACACACAAATAGAAAAATCTGAGCTAAAAAATGTCAGAATTCTGAAGACACATGCTCCCTCGCTTATACTCGATGATAGCAAGCTAAACAGCATCATAATCAGAAACTCCGATATTTTGGAGGCCAAATTTGGAAGAACCGTCCTTGCTGAAAGTGAAATTTCTGGAAGTGATCTCTCCAATATGAGAATGGAAGATTCGAAAATTACCGATTCTCGACTAACGGTCTCAAAGCTCATAAATGCAAAGATGTCCAAGAGTACGCTTACAAACAGCACCTTACACGGAATAGAATTATCAGGTTCTCACATGCGTGATACTCAGATATTTTCCTCAGAGATAACTAACTCTGACCTTCATCGAAGTAGACTGTACAACTGTCATTTAGAGAAAGTAAGCATGCTAAACACCGATTTTGGCTATGCATCAGTTGAAGGTACCTCATTTATCAAAGCCGACTTCTCCTCGGCATCTTTAGAGGGATTACATATAGGAAGCGCAACTTTTTCAGAATGCTGTTTGTGTAACTTCAGCTCACAAAACATTACGATCGATTCATCAGCAATAACCCATTCGTCTATAAGCAATGTAAAATTGTATGACAGCGAAATTGCAGATACCTCGCTAAAAGATTCTAGTATTGCAAATCTTAGTATCTCTAACTCAGGGTTTCTTGATACCGTACTTTTGGACGTCAATGGCAAGAGTATTGCAATCAAGCATACGCAAATAGATTCTTTGCTTCTCCAAGGGGATTTTTCAGATATAACAATAGAGGACTCACAGATCGTGAAGAGTTCTTTAAGGAATCTCAAATTACAACTGCTGTGGCTGCTGCATTCTCATATAAACAACACGCAGGTCCAAGATGGCACGATATCTAAAAGCAATTTCTTAGCTAATACCTTTATAGACAGCTCAGTGGACAATTTAACGATCGCCAAATCAAGTTTCACTGAAAACAATTTTGTTGGAACAAATGTAGGAAATATTTCATTTACAAAGACACTTTTCACAGAAAAATTTATAGAGGGCGTTTCTTCCAAACTCGCCCAAATGGGAGCAATTGTCGGATTGTCGAATTTTGAAAAGCTCATTGCAAGTGGAACGTATGATTTCACAGATGTAAACTACTCAAATATCGACTTCAGTAAAATTGATTTGGGAAAGGTAAATTTCAAGGGAGCAATATTAAGGGAAAACATTTTTAGTGAAAATAAACTACACGATGTAGACCTTACGAAAGCTGATCTAGAAGGAAGTACCTTCCATAAATAAATGTTAACTCAAAGGAAGATTGCGCATGCGGAAGGGAATTCTGTTTATAATCTCCTCCCCTTCTGGTGGAGGAAAAACGACAGTAGCGGATTTCTTGGTCGGTCAGGACTTATCTATTAAGCGGTCCATCTCATTTACCACCAGGCAACCCCGTGGAGAGGAAAAGGATGGTATAGATTATTATTTTGTAAGTAAGGATGAATTTAATCGATTGCTACAAGAAGGAGAAATGCTCGAGCATGCAACAGTTTTGCAAAATCAATATGGGACCTCACATAGATACATAGAAGAAACTCTGGCACTTGGTATAGATGTTCTTTGTTGTATAGACTGGCAGGGAGCTGAGCAAATTCGCAAGAAGACCAATTGCATTTCCATATTTCTTCTACCGCCTAGTTTGCAAAAATTAAAAACACGGCTAACCAGCAGAGGCACAGACACAGCAGACGTTATTGAATACAGACTAAAAGTTGCGCTTGAAGAAATTCAACATTTTTCAAAGTATGACTACGTACTTGTGAATGATGACCTGACGGAAACAAAACAAAAGGTACTCTCAATCATCACCGCGGAGAGAGAGAAACTTGTACAAAACCACCGAGTGGTAGAATGCTTTGTAGCATCACTACTCGAACAAACCATATGATGCACGCTGTGCTAAGTATCACTCACTGTGCATGAACGAATTCCTGCTATCTAGAACAGGCCATTCATACTTAGTGCTTGGTAAGTTATTTCCCTCTTCCCTTGTGTATACCGTGAGAAATCAGGGACTGTGCTTTTACTTTCAGTTGCCATATACCCATTTTGGGAAAATTCGATCCCATAAGATTTTTTAACGTCGTCATGTATAGCATGTTCCTTTTTATTACCATACTGGTCCACTTGCCTTGAGGCTTTGCTATTCCGACGATCTTTGGATCTGAACCAAGATGCCTATTGAGTTCCTCTAAGTCTATGCTTCTGTAGTATTGATCTTTTATTCTGCGCTGCTTCTCCTTGTGGTACTCTTTGTGTTCATCGTCTTCAACTGTACCAGAAAATTCCTCTTCACGACCAACACGAGGAAAAAAAAATGATCCCAGTGCACAAAAGATCACCAACAAGACCAAGCCAAAAACTATGTAAAGCATTACACCCCCTTACAGAGATTAGACGCAGGACCAAATCACAAACTACACAAAGTACTATGCTCCCTTGTAAAACCCAAGTTCGCTATAATTGACCTCTCCCAAGAAAAGAAACTTTACAAATTCCCTAGACTGATTAATCCCTTCATTTTCCAAAATAGTGATGCTATACCAGATCTCCGGATATAATTCTTGTGGTACCTCGAACAGCCTCGTAAGCCCAGCGCTCTCGTGTTGGATGGCAATACTCCCTGGCAGGATAACAAATGCACCGCTTTCAATAGCCGCACGACCTAAGTTCTCGAAATTTTTCACTCTTACCGATCTACCCGCACATAATTTTAACACAACATCATTGATTATTTTTCCCATTACATTACCAGGATCCGGTACGATAAAAGCAGAATGCCTTTTTGCAATTTTTAAAACCGTGTTCAGACTATTACGTTTGCCTATTAGGCCCATTATTGGGCTGCTTTCCGCGATACAAACGTACAACTTATCGGATGCAAATGGCACACCATTCAACTCTGGCTTTTGACCTAAATGAGCAATAGAAACAACAGCATGATGTCCCTTTTCTAGGTCCGCAGATAAAAGGTCTGAGTTTTCAAAATCAGCAGTAACAATCATTAGCCTTCTTTGAGCATAATCTTTAATAATTTTCCGAAAAGGAATACTCAAACTACTATCAACTGCTATGTGTAAATCCGATATCGCAAATGAATTGAGAGGTACAGACAAAATCAGAGCACATAAACCAAAAGCAAGAATACGCAACATATAAAAAGAAATAGACAATATAACGTCAGTTTTTGCCGACGCAGCATATTTCCCTTTGCAAGAAGTCGTTCTTATGCGAGAATCGAAATCCTGGGTTTCATGTAGGTACCGTGCCTGCATACAAAATTAGAGAAATACCTATAGAATTTTGTTAACCACGCAGCAAGAGCCATTATAGTACTCAACTGGAGAATATTTAAAGAAGATGAATTCTGAAAAAGTAAAAGTGAATGTGGAGGAATTTTTAAAAAGCACAGCTGGACCCTTCGGTGTCTCTGCCTCTTTGGAACCAAAGGGATTCTTTTATGATCCAGGGTATGCAAAAACTGCTCCATGCAAATCTAGCATTACTTTCATAGATGGTGAAAATGGGATACTTCTGCACAGGGGCTACCCAATAGAGGAATTGGCACAAACTTCTGACTTTTTGCAGGTCGGCTACCTTCTCATTGACGGCAAACTTCCAGATTCCGCTGCTACGCGAGAGTTTGAAGAGAGGATAAAACACGTACCGCAGCTTCCTGAGTGTGTCTTGAAAAATATCCGTTCTTTCCCAACGAGTGCGCACCCGATGGCAGTTTTAATCTCTGCACTTGCTTCGCTCGCCTCAGTGTACGGAGAAATGGACTTTAATCAGAAGAAGTTACTTTTAGTTGCCTATACGCCATGGCTCATAGCGCATATATACCGACACATCAATTCTCTGGAGTTCGTTGAACCTGACATCAGGCTTCCTTATACCGAGAATTTCCTGTACATGATGTTTGGTGAGAAAAAGCCCAAAGATGCGGAAATCTTGGACAAAATCTTTATCTTGCATGCGGACCATGGTCAAACTGCTTCGACCTCTGTTGCACGGATGGTTGTATCTTCAGGAGCAAGCCCGATTGCGGCATGTTCTGCGGCTACAGCTAGTTTATGGGGACCACTGCACGGTGGCGCAAATGAGCGAGTCCTGGAAATGTTGAGAGGTATAGTTGAAAGCGGTGAGAAGGTAGAAAACTTCATTGAGCGCGTTAAAAGAAAAGAAGAGAGACTTATGGGTTTTGGGCACAGGGTGTATAAAAACTATGATCCTCGTGCAGCCATATTAAAGCAAAAGGCTCATGATGTGCTAAAAGCCGATTCACCTATTCTAAAAACTGCTGGCGAACTTGAAACAATCACAGCAAGGGAAGAGTACTTTCTGAGTCGCAAATTATATCCTAATGTCGACTTCTATTCGGGAATAGTGCTAGACGCACTGGGAATATCATCTTGCATGTTCACACCGATTTTCGCACTTGCTAGAACAGTAGGTTGGGTTGCACAAATCACAGAGTTCTTGAGTGACAGTGAACAAAAACTTTGCAGACCTAGACAAATTTACGTAGGCGAACCAAGAAGAAACGTACACGGTTGA from the Neorickettsia sennetsu str. Miyayama genome contains:
- a CDS encoding sodium:solute symporter family transporter; translation: MFYTHLLVVGLYLLCIFLFGFVRKRVSASFKEYILANRSVHEIITGISHVSSEISVGTFTVVASMIYTTGFSRLWVDLGFFVFSILSWRLLAGRLRVQSEESKDALTIPQYLANKFDSKTVGIFASLIITLFTTTYIGANMLGLTKVLSKVVSLESNLVAVAVLIVTLLYTTVGGFRSASHVNVLQGAIMLLATCILPLSLLIKFGLEPLTTFLKQSGSSAVGHLDITQAVFYFSFASVMFGTPHTIGKFLAIKSPDKLNTARNTSIIINIIIYLGIAISAVYGRKLLPSMKDTEMLLLNLSEMFTSPLYGSMIIIAILAAVMSTIDAQLISSASCIANDIYRHITSNRNDIHLIFATKLMIIFVGALALSISLIFNQSVGKLAIFSLTGLGASIGPVILFSLYTKTRNKIPALLGLTSGTTATILLTIFNTSDIHYNMLPALCITAVVMLASSCITGRTVKCVESNN
- a CDS encoding pentapeptide repeat-containing protein, with protein sequence MKNLIPFFLVVIAFFAFSDCYAASPTKKEILEFLKLQNKDHNVVLDFKERFGDRLTNVDFSGLDLGKVTFDGMIIENSSFDRAVFTSLTIKNSVVNNSTFYSTIIYKGHIVSSQLDGVSIIESDLNNTQIEKSELKNVRILKTHAPSLILDDSKLNSIIIRNSDILEAKFGRTVLAESEISGSDLSNMRMEDSKITDSRLTVSKLINAKMSKSTLTNSTLHGIELSGSHMRDTQIFSSEITNSDLHRSRLYNCHLEKVSMLNTDFGYASVEGTSFIKADFSSASLEGLHIGSATFSECCLCNFSSQNITIDSSAITHSSISNVKLYDSEIADTSLKDSSIANLSISNSGFLDTVLLDVNGKSIAIKHTQIDSLLLQGDFSDITIEDSQIVKSSLRNLKLQLLWLLHSHINNTQVQDGTISKSNFLANTFIDSSVDNLTIAKSSFTENNFVGTNVGNISFTKTLFTEKFIEGVSSKLAQMGAIVGLSNFEKLIASGTYDFTDVNYSNIDFSKIDLGKVNFKGAILRENIFSENKLHDVDLTKADLEGSTFHK
- the gmk gene encoding guanylate kinase; protein product: MRKGILFIISSPSGGGKTTVADFLVGQDLSIKRSISFTTRQPRGEEKDGIDYYFVSKDEFNRLLQEGEMLEHATVLQNQYGTSHRYIEETLALGIDVLCCIDWQGAEQIRKKTNCISIFLLPPSLQKLKTRLTSRGTDTADVIEYRLKVALEEIQHFSKYDYVLVNDDLTETKQKVLSIITAEREKLVQNHRVVECFVASLLEQTI
- a CDS encoding citrate/2-methylcitrate synthase translates to MNSEKVKVNVEEFLKSTAGPFGVSASLEPKGFFYDPGYAKTAPCKSSITFIDGENGILLHRGYPIEELAQTSDFLQVGYLLIDGKLPDSAATREFEERIKHVPQLPECVLKNIRSFPTSAHPMAVLISALASLASVYGEMDFNQKKLLLVAYTPWLIAHIYRHINSLEFVEPDIRLPYTENFLYMMFGEKKPKDAEILDKIFILHADHGQTASTSVARMVVSSGASPIAACSAATASLWGPLHGGANERVLEMLRGIVESGEKVENFIERVKRKEERLMGFGHRVYKNYDPRAAILKQKAHDVLKADSPILKTAGELETITAREEYFLSRKLYPNVDFYSGIVLDALGISSCMFTPIFALARTVGWVAQITEFLSDSEQKLCRPRQIYVGEPRRNVHG